A window from Anoplolepis gracilipes chromosome 15, ASM4749672v1, whole genome shotgun sequence encodes these proteins:
- the LOC140674129 gene encoding uncharacterized protein isoform X4, with amino-acid sequence MRRCSARRGRDDNDSDDDDDVDNVDDGEGGRGRAATAARALPISHRRPSVLRAFGQFLFRGRSNSLRWHRSDGSLRTVHWLLHFLLLGFLHRYLTLFYTAMHSLRNKSSFSRDKNWVYRQESDICMLHLFESFMGATPQLILQLYVIATLHHAPLWTSVSTVASFCSLTWAVSTYIRAMHNINRERRNATWVALVLQALWRGGMLLSRIGVLVLAAVFLRAWFFLFLGLHWLFMTIWVILQKTEFCPTVWEERIYNCIIGLIYCFDFFNLREGRSRYRVLVFYTVIVAQNLILLTMYALHFKDTIASDIMIAIASVIAGSMLVGLTSMSLYYGKFHPSRMTMTNNVSQSINEHATNTAKTETPSKSLKLFHRGSLVSLHHSIDISPRKEEGEMATDKQSLLTNIVQISDCAEEGIVNRNYNSENESNASVVRVSTECERPHSRVGSKHKEEIASNDNPDNTLTGSPAPLYPGLLDIDSSRKRHGIYEHDITPQLDWHAPDILSIDLLDQLDKLDNSERNNSFSFNSCSSKVIGALDVIKNRGKLTTPTPLESSRIFDIEKQQRDETMSCVTSIHDYENVCPLGIARPPWCIRSWKGYTDIETYIHDDSVVRDRRRDTLTSTTGTTYSSEYSDGMISRGTLKQDDYADALTYDLVESKEESKSSYSDNAFSASAVDDRNASLYIAKPVVIDDRGGMLALDTILEERDDSSDESKFSHGIESSRDSASTLVSTIDQIRRYTAENSPRHVYHITETQWEDLNPKNLMARARFAQVLFDNDLKNTSTTVSPVDLTARDVEKRKIDVFREFIRCSNTIGCVKPTPLIDAILSESPILGSTVNKLIRQVTFTNCTEVFNTNESDLYVEMSPLVSVENSENPCQAQFADEKTTETEIAKRNNLPTISEKSPDKENLAPITSNNNIRRINNMMYDNSDSHDRCAWTIERDDKNDRSLCSMRFNLKEKRHLFLEQVLSPVPKLWNKRISFHPSTKNL; translated from the exons ATGCGCCGATGTTCCGCGCGGCGAGGACGCGATGACAACGacagcgacgacgacgatgacgtcGACAACGTCGACGACGGAGAAGGCGGACGCGGCCGCGCCGCGACGGCGGCTCGAGCGTTACCGATTTCGCATCGTCGACCTTCTGTACTACGCGCTTTCGGTCAGTTTCTTTTTCGCGGACGTAGCAACAG TTTGAGATGGCATCGCAGCGACGGTTCCCTGCGGACTGTTCACTGGTTATTGCACTTCTTACTACTCGGCTTTTTGCACAG GTACTTGACGTTGTTTTATACCGCAATGCACTCTTTGAGAAATAAGTCAAGCTTCAGCAGAGACAAGAATTGGGTATATCGACAAGAAagcgatatatgtatgttgcaTTTGTTTGAATCGTTTATGGGAGCTACGCCACAGTTGATACTACAGTTGTACGTTATTGCGACATTACATCATGCTCCGCTTTGGACGA gCGTTTCGACCGTAGCTTCCTTCTGCTCCCTGACGTGGGCCGTGAGTACGTACATTAGAGCCATGCACAATATCAATCGCGAGCGCAGAAATGCGACCTGGGTCGCTCTCGTTCTTCAGGCTCTGTGGCGCGGTGGTATGTTGCTGTCCAGAATCGGGGTTCTCGTGTTGGCTGCCGTTTTCTTGAGAGCATGGTTCTTCTTGTTTCTGG GTCTGCATTGGTTATTTATGACCATCTGGGTGATCTTGCAGAAGACAGAGTTTTGTCCGACTGTGTGGGAGGAGCGCATCTACAACTGCATCATCGGACTGATCTATTGCTTCGATTTTTTCAACTTGCGCGAGGGTAGATCGCGTTACCGCGTACTCGTCTTTTATACGGTGATCGTGGCACAGAACTTGATTCTTCTGACGATGTACGCGTTGCATTTTAAGGACACGATCGCGAGTGATATTATGATCGCGATAGCGTCTGTGATAGCCGGCAGTATGCTCGTTGGTTTGACGAGCATGTCGTTGTACTACGGCAAGTTTCATCCGTCGAGGATGACGATGACGAACAACGTTTCCCAGAGTATCAACGAGCACGCTACGAATACTGCCAAAACCGAGACTCCCAGTAAGTCCCTCAAGCTGTTTCATCGCGGCTCGCTAGTGTCGTTGCATCACTCCATTGACATTTCACCGAGGAAAGAGGAAGGGGAGATGGCCACTGATAAACAGTCCCTGTTGACAAATATAGTGCAAATTTCTGATTGCGCGGAGGAAGGAATCGTGAATCGCAATTATAATTCGGAGAACGAGTCCAACGCGAGCGTCGTGCGCGTTTCTACCGAATGCGAGAGGCCGCACAGTCGCGTCGGGAGCAAGCACAAGGAGGAGATTGCTTCGAATGATAATCCGGATAACACGCTCACCGGCAGCCCGGCACCTCTGTATCCAGGCTTGCTCGATATAGACTCATCTCGTAAACGCCACGGCATTTACGAGCATGATATTACGCCGCAATTGGACTGGCACGCACCGGATATATTGAGCATTGATCTGCTCGATCAGCTTGACAAGCTCGACAACTCCGAGCGgaataattctttttcgtTCAATTCCTGCTCCAGCAAAGTGATCGGCGCGTTAGACGTTATTAAAAACAGAGGAAAATTAACGACCCCAACGCCATTAGAGAGTAGCAGGATATTCGATATAGAAAAG CAACAGCGGGACGAGACAATGAGTTGTGTGACGTCGATCCATGATTATGAGAACGTATGTCCACTGGGGATTGCCCGGCCGCCGTGGTGCATCCGCAGCTGGAAAGGTTACACGGACATTGAGACGTACATCCACGATGACAGCGTAGTACGTGATCGTCGGCGAGATACTTTGACGAGTACAACCGGCACGACGTATAGTTCAGAATATTCCGACGGCATGATTTCGCGAGGGACGTTGAAGCAAGACGATTATGCGGATGCCCTGACTTACGATCTGGTAGAATCTAAAGAGGAATCTAAATCGTCTTATAGTGACAACGCGTTCTCCGCATCTGCTGTGGACGATCGGAACGCCAGTCTGTACATTGCCAAACCGGTGGTGATTGACGATCGGGGTGGCATGCTTGCGTTGGATACGATATTGGAAGAACGCGACGATTCGTCGGACGAGAGTAAATTTTCACACGGAATAGAATCATCGCGCGATTCTGCGAGCACCCTTGTAAGTACGATAGATCAAATCAGGCGATACACGGCAGAGAACTCGCCGCGACACGTCTATCACATCACCGAGACACAATGGGAGGATCTAAATCCCAAAAACTTGATGGCACGAGCGCGTTTCGCCCAAGTGTTGTTCGACAACGATCTCAAGAATACGTCGACGACAGTCAGTCCGGTCGATTTGACTGCACGGGACGTCGAGAAACGCAAGATAGATGTGTTCAGGGAGTTTATTCGGTGCAGTAATACGATAGGATGCGTCAAGCCGACGCCTCTCATAGACGCCATTCTGTCGGAATCGCCGATTCTCGGCAGTACAGTGAACAAGTTGATACGACAGGTAACGTTCACAAATTGTACGGAAGTTTTCAACACGAATGAAAGCGATTTGTATGTCGAGATGAGTCCTCTGGTGTCTGTCGAGAACAGTGAGAATCCATGCCAGGCCCAGTTCGCCGACGAGAAAACTACAGAGACGGAAATCGCCAAGAGAAATAATCTTCCTACGATATCGGAGAAATCGCCGGACAAGGAGAATCTGGCGCCGATTACGTCGAACAATAACATTAGGCGGATTAACAATATGATGTATGATAATAGTGATAGTCATGACAGATGTGCTTGGACCATAGAAAGAGACGATAAGAACGACAGATCGTTGTGTAGTATGCGTTTTAATCTCAAGGAGAAGAGACATTTATTTCTGGAACAGGTTCTCTCACCGGTTCCGAAACTCTGGAACAAACGTATATCCTTTCATCCAAGCACcaaaaatttatag